The Desulfomonilaceae bacterium genome has a segment encoding these proteins:
- a CDS encoding ABC transporter ATP-binding protein — MDTLLEIRDLSISFGGVQALSDLCLEIQQNQVIGLIGPNGAGKTTAFNAVSGRIRPSSGSIFFCGQEITGWPPSRIARNGIARTFQNIKLYEDLSVLENVMIAAHSSISYSFVEAIMGLGRFTRDESRIRSRAYDLLELMNLESFALERANSLPYGSQRKLEIARALALDPKLLLLDEPVAGMNPTETREFGDFLLRLRKDLSIGIGLIDHDMSFVMGVCDKIRVIDHGRPIAWGTPDQIKNDKQVITAYLGAEFEGVTEDHASN; from the coding sequence ATGGACACACTGCTGGAAATCCGAGATTTATCGATTTCTTTTGGAGGAGTTCAGGCTCTGAGTGACCTGTGTCTTGAAATACAACAAAATCAAGTCATAGGATTAATCGGTCCAAACGGCGCTGGGAAGACCACCGCCTTCAATGCGGTGAGCGGCAGAATAAGACCTTCATCGGGTTCCATTTTTTTTTGTGGTCAAGAGATTACTGGATGGCCCCCTTCTCGAATCGCTCGCAACGGTATAGCCAGGACCTTTCAAAATATAAAACTTTACGAAGACCTTTCCGTGCTTGAAAACGTCATGATCGCCGCTCATTCATCAATTTCCTATTCCTTTGTTGAAGCGATAATGGGTCTTGGGCGATTCACAAGGGATGAGTCAAGAATTAGATCTAGAGCGTATGATTTGTTGGAACTCATGAACCTGGAAAGCTTTGCCTTAGAGCGAGCCAATTCACTCCCGTATGGGAGCCAGCGAAAACTCGAAATAGCCAGGGCTCTGGCCCTTGACCCGAAGCTTCTACTTTTGGATGAGCCGGTAGCCGGCATGAATCCGACTGAAACCAGGGAATTCGGAGATTTTTTATTAAGGCTAAGAAAGGATCTGTCTATTGGAATAGGATTGATCGATCATGACATGAGTTTTGTCATGGGAGTGTGCGACAAGATAAGGGTAATAGATCATGGCCGTCCAATAGCGTGGGGAACTCCAGACCAGATAAAAAATGACAAACAAGTAATAACCGCATATTTAGGAGCTGAATTTGAGGGCGTAACGGAAGACCATGCTTCAAATTGA
- a CDS encoding branched-chain amino acid ABC transporter permease, with protein sequence MWGSSHNRILTIAGLMILFAFLFHAEQNFNQYSIRILENIAIFITLAVSYNLINGVMGQFSLAPNAFLAIGAYTSAILTLSPDEKLRSFIIEPMLWPLSVISVPFAVSLLFAGIVTALIAMFMAVPVFRVRGDYLAIVTLGLGEVIQVLANNSLSLTNGSLGLKGLIPYTNLWWAWGVCVFTIFCTVRLVNSSYGRAMKAVREDETAAEAMGINSFRIKTFAFTFSAFFQGVAGGLLAHLITTISPSLFTFMFTFNLLIIIVIGGLGSTTGSVLAAVLITWGGEALRVFEEPSSLFGFQYEGIPGMRMVIFSFILILVMLFARSGIMGKSEFTWNGFLGWFMRKVGSMRA encoded by the coding sequence ATGTGGGGAAGCTCCCACAACCGGATTCTTACAATTGCCGGCTTGATGATACTTTTTGCGTTTCTTTTTCATGCAGAGCAAAATTTCAATCAATATTCAATTCGTATTCTGGAAAATATAGCCATTTTCATAACTCTTGCCGTAAGCTACAACCTCATCAATGGTGTAATGGGGCAATTTTCCCTGGCCCCTAACGCATTTCTGGCAATAGGCGCATATACAAGCGCAATTTTGACGTTATCCCCGGATGAAAAATTGAGATCGTTCATAATCGAACCGATGTTGTGGCCTTTGTCCGTGATATCGGTCCCTTTCGCCGTCTCTTTACTATTTGCGGGGATTGTTACGGCCCTGATAGCCATGTTCATGGCCGTGCCTGTCTTTAGGGTTCGCGGAGACTATTTGGCAATTGTAACTTTAGGGTTGGGCGAAGTGATTCAAGTACTGGCCAATAATTCTCTGTCATTAACCAACGGCTCATTAGGATTAAAGGGCTTGATCCCATATACGAACCTGTGGTGGGCTTGGGGGGTCTGTGTTTTCACGATTTTTTGTACAGTCAGGCTTGTGAATTCATCTTATGGAAGAGCCATGAAAGCGGTTAGAGAAGATGAAACAGCGGCCGAGGCCATGGGCATAAACTCGTTTCGCATAAAAACATTCGCTTTTACTTTCAGCGCGTTCTTTCAAGGAGTAGCAGGAGGATTACTGGCTCACCTGATTACCACAATTTCGCCATCTCTTTTTACATTTATGTTCACGTTTAACCTGCTGATCATCATCGTTATCGGTGGGCTTGGGAGCACCACCGGATCTGTTCTTGCGGCAGTGCTTATTACCTGGGGAGGGGAAGCGCTTCGAGTGTTCGAAGAACCTTCAAGTTTGTTCGGGTTTCAATACGAAGGAATCCCAGGCATGAGGATGGTCATATTCTCGTTCATTCTTATTCTGGTCATGCTTTTTGCTAGAAGCGGCATAATGGGAAAGTCCGAATTTACGTGGAATGGTTTTCTCGGCTGGTTTATGAGAAAAGTTGGCTCTATGAGGGCCTGA
- a CDS encoding branched-chain amino acid ABC transporter permease, with product MGGVSIPALSIWILVTTLVLLAVCIVVVKKTRIGMAMRALSRDMETVMLMGVDKDRVISFTFALGSALAAAGGILWCMKYPAVEPFMGVIPGLKAFVAAVLGGIGNITGAALGGLILGLAEVLIVAFEPDWSGYRDAIAFFLMIIILLTRPTGIMGERLPD from the coding sequence TTGGGGGGAGTAAGTATTCCTGCGCTTTCAATCTGGATTCTTGTAACCACGCTAGTCTTGCTGGCTGTTTGTATAGTTGTGGTCAAAAAGACCCGTATAGGTATGGCAATGAGAGCCCTTTCGAGGGACATGGAGACAGTCATGCTCATGGGGGTCGACAAAGATAGGGTAATATCTTTCACCTTTGCGTTAGGGTCGGCATTGGCGGCTGCTGGGGGAATCCTGTGGTGCATGAAATATCCCGCTGTAGAACCGTTCATGGGGGTTATTCCAGGACTAAAAGCTTTTGTAGCGGCTGTGCTAGGGGGCATAGGAAACATCACGGGAGCGGCTCTAGGGGGCCTGATACTTGGCTTGGCCGAAGTGTTGATAGTCGCTTTTGAACCGGACTGGTCAGGCTACCGTGACGCTATAGCGTTCTTTCTGATGATAATCATTCTTTTGACTCGCCCTACAGGCATCATGGGCGAGCGTCTTCCGGATTGA
- a CDS encoding branched-chain amino acid ABC transporter permease yields MDLSFFFQQLVYGLTLGCLYGLLAIGYTMVYGVLRLINFAHGDLLMVSAYVGFFGVVIFNAPWPLAFAGSVLFTALLGILIDRGAYKPIRKSPRINALITAIGVSFLLENLGLVIIGGDQNRSQYQNFLRGR; encoded by the coding sequence TTGGATTTAAGTTTTTTCTTTCAACAACTCGTGTATGGACTTACTTTAGGCTGCCTATACGGGCTGTTGGCCATCGGTTACACCATGGTATACGGGGTGTTACGTCTCATAAACTTCGCTCATGGTGACCTGCTGATGGTTTCCGCCTATGTAGGTTTCTTCGGAGTAGTCATTTTTAATGCGCCGTGGCCTTTGGCTTTCGCTGGTTCTGTCTTGTTCACAGCCCTTCTCGGGATCCTGATCGACAGAGGCGCCTACAAGCCCATTCGAAAAAGTCCTAGAATCAATGCCCTGATAACGGCGATTGGCGTGTCTTTTTTGCTGGAAAATCTGGGATTGGTAATCATTGGGGGAGACCAAAATCGTTCCCAATACCAAAACTTTTTGAGGGGTCGCTGA